Proteins encoded in a region of the Coffea eugenioides isolate CCC68of chromosome 4, Ceug_1.0, whole genome shotgun sequence genome:
- the LOC113767794 gene encoding uncharacterized protein LOC113767794, which produces MEESNGRLWSLRPGGLKSTLSGKSTPRGSPSFRRVGSGRTPRRGGISSLYFRNNRIVLWLLLITLWTYGGFYIQSRWAHGDNKEGMFGGNGTDEINELKPQNEKTEVKPKDRRDLIETDDYLDSKAVLSKNQSLSRISDAIMAKSGNANPSRKSVSLKKSRKRSRRGSRNKSRVKQKEVVEVQESEVDVQEVEIPMLNSTYGLIVGPFGSIEDGILEWTPEKRLGTCNRKGQFARLVWSRKFVLIFHELSMTGAPLAMMELATELLSCGATVSVVVLSKRGGLMPELARRKIKVLEDKLDLSFKTAMKADLIIAGSAVSASWIEKYREHTVLGASQIAWWIMENRREYFDRAKLALNHVKRLIFLSELQSKQWLAWCEEEKIKLKSPPELIPLSVNDELAFVAGISCSINTPAFSTEKMLEKRQLLRSSVRKEMGLTDDDMLVVSLSSINPGKGQFLLLESAHKVVEQGMAVNSSTIKGSVKRGRNYHARALLQEGLKIGESSSELFHSEGYSAKFRSRENTHPSHYATTLYGDYSLRKLLANGETKQKQRLKILIGSVGSKSNKVTYVKTLLEFLSHHTNLSKSILWTPATTRVASLYAAADVYVMNAQGLGETFGRVTVEAMAFGLPVLGTDSGGTKEIVEHNVTGLLHPLGRPGAQVLAKDIQYLLENPSARKQMGTEGRKKVEKMYLKKHLFKKFGEVLYSCTRIK; this is translated from the exons ATCTACGTTATCTGGAAAATCAACTCCAAGAGGTTCCCCTTCATTTAGGAGAGTTGGCTCTGGGCGTACTCCACGTAGAGGTGGAATTAGTAGTCTATATTTCAGAAACAACAGGATAGTGCTTTGGCTGCTTTTGATCACCCTTTGGACCTACGGTGGATTTTATATTCAGTCTAGGTGGGCTCATGGGGACAACAAGGAAGGGATGTTTGGTGGCAATGGGACCGATGAAATAAATGAACTCAAACCACAGAATGAAAAGACTGAGGTCAAGCCAAAGGATCGCCGAGATCTGATTGAAACTGATGATTATCTTGATTCTAAGGCTGTGCTATCTAAAAACCAGTCCCTTTCGAGAATTTCAGATGCAATTATGGCCAAAAGTGGGAATGCTAATCCAAGTCGTAAGAGTGTATCTTTGAAGAAGAGCAGAAAGAGATCAAGACGTGGTTCACGTAACAAGTCCCGAGTTAAGCAGAAAGAAGTTGTAGAGGTCCAAGAATCTGAAGTTGATGTGCAGGAAGTGGAAATTCCTATGCTAAATTCTACTTATGGCCTGATAGTGGGTCCATTTGGCTCAATAGAAGACGGTATCCTGGAATGGACTCCCGAAAAGCGGTTAGGAACCTGCAACAGAAAGGGTCAGTTTGCACGTCTAGTTTGGTCTAGAAAGTTTGTTTTGATATTCCATGAGCTTTCGATGACTGGAGCTCCACTTGCAATGATGGAGTTGGCAACAGAGCTTTTGAGCTGTGGGGCCACAGTTTCTGTGGTTGTTCTTAGCAAGAGGGGTGGATTGATGCCAGAGCTTGCTAGAAGGAAGATCAAAGTGCTCGAGGACAAATTGgatcttagcttcaaaactgCCATGAAAGCTGATCTCATCATTGCAGGGTCGGCAGTTTCTGCATCATGGATCG AAAAATACAGAGAACATACTGTCCTTGGTGCCAGTCAAATTGCTTGGTGGATCATGGAAAACAGGCGGGAGTACTTTGATCGTGCAAAGCTTGCCCTCAACCATGTGAAAAGGCTTATTTTCCTGTCAGAGTTGCAGTCTAAACAGTGGCTAGCCTGGTGTGAGGAAGAAAAGATCAAGTTAAAGTCTCCGCCTGAACTCATCCCCCTTTCTGTTAATgatgaactggcttttgtggctggcatttcttgctcaatcaaTACTCCAGCATTTAGCACTGAGAAGATGCTGGAAAAGAGGCAGCTATTGAGAAGTTCAGTAAGAAAGGAGATGGGATTGACAGATGATGACATGCTTGTGGTGTCTTTAAGTAGTATTAACCCTGGAAAAGGTCAATTCTTGCTTCTTGAATCAGCACACAAGGTGGTTGAACAAGGCATGGCTGTGAACAGTTCCACAATCAAAGGTTCAGTTAAGAGAGGTCGAAATTATCATGCAAGGGCTCTTCTTCAAGAGGGGCTCAAAATTGGAGAATCCTCATCTGAGTTATTCCATTCTGAGGGATACTCGGCAAAGTTTAGATCAAGAGAGAACACTCATCCTTCACATTATGCCACAACACTTTATGGTGATTACAGTCTGAGGAAACTGTTGGCTAATGGTGAAACAAAGCAGAAACAGAGGCTCAAGATTCTTATTGGTTCAGTAGGATCCAAGAGCAATAAAGTGACTTATGTTAAAACACTTCTCGAATTTCTATCTCATCACACGAACTTATCTAAATCAATACTATGGACTCCAGCAACCACGCGTGTGGCATCTCTCTATGCTGCAGCAGATGTATATGTGATGAATGCCCAG GGACTTGGAGAAACTTTTGGAAGAGTAACTGTTGAAGCAATGGCATTTGGTCTTCCG GTGCTGGGCACTGATTCTGGAGGCACAAAGGAGATTGTTGAACACAACGTAACTGGTCTTCTCCATCCTTTGGGGCGTCCAGGGGCTCAAGTTCTCGCCAAAGATATTCAGTACTTGCTTGAGAATCCATCGGCAAGAAAGCAAATGGGAacagaaggaagaaagaaagtggAAAAAATGTACTTGAAGAAACACCTGTTCAAGAAATTTGGAGAGGTCCTCTACAGCTGCACGAGGATAAAATAG